In a genomic window of Cytobacillus sp. FSL H8-0458:
- a CDS encoding STAS domain-containing protein, with amino-acid sequence MNNEEVQYAGKRIFENRHHLARRLCLYIQEYLDEHSESFHVPESKCLRFRSEIMGHFGESLYMDQQSVFSSVNKCAAEAAELSIKYNVSLSLSLRLMSLFRLVIWEIITEELEQERISCHTLLKIIERFDLLLDNIYGITGEVHEKHTASRLKTVYSELEELSVPIVPISKNIAVLPVIGSINEDRARLIMNASLQESVRLKLQNLIIDLSGVTLIDSFVANLLLQIINALKLIGVKISVTGIHPSIAHTITRLGLDFGLTRIHKTLEQALADLGFKQSVLSEK; translated from the coding sequence ATGAATAATGAAGAGGTACAATATGCTGGTAAGCGGATTTTTGAAAATAGGCATCATTTAGCTAGAAGACTTTGTCTTTATATCCAAGAATATTTAGATGAACATAGTGAAAGTTTTCATGTACCAGAGTCTAAGTGTCTGAGATTCAGATCTGAAATAATGGGACACTTTGGAGAATCTCTGTATATGGACCAGCAATCTGTTTTTTCCAGTGTAAATAAGTGTGCTGCAGAAGCGGCAGAATTATCAATCAAATATAATGTTTCTTTATCACTGTCTTTAAGGCTTATGTCTTTGTTTCGATTAGTCATTTGGGAAATAATTACGGAAGAATTAGAGCAAGAACGGATTAGCTGCCATACCCTGCTTAAAATAATAGAAAGATTCGACCTGCTTCTTGACAATATTTATGGAATAACAGGAGAAGTTCACGAAAAGCATACTGCCAGCCGGTTAAAGACGGTTTATTCAGAATTGGAAGAACTCTCTGTACCTATTGTCCCCATTTCAAAGAATATTGCAGTCCTGCCAGTTATCGGTTCCATTAACGAAGATCGGGCAAGGCTCATTATGAACGCTTCATTACAAGAATCAGTGCGCCTTAAACTTCAAAACCTTATCATCGATTTATCAGGAGTCACACTCATTGATAGTTTTGTTGCCAATTTGCTTTTACAGATTATCAATGCGTTAAAGCTGATTGGGGTTAAAATAAGTGTGACAGGGATACACCCTTCAATCGCCCATACTATCACCAGGTTAGGATTAGACTTTGGCTTAACCAGGATTCACAAAACGCTAGAGCAGGCGTTAGCTGATTTAGGCTTCAAACAGTCTGTATTATCAGAAAAATAA
- a CDS encoding glycoside hydrolase family 30 beta sandwich domain-containing protein, giving the protein MNNHLEAWIDWNLVLNEEGGPNHVGNYCDAPVIVDTKKDEVHYNSSYYYIGHFSKFIKPGAWRIGSQASNNRILATAFENINGETAAVLMNESVSKEEVSLSFRRESMMLVLAKHSIATIIIH; this is encoded by the coding sequence TTGAACAATCATCTGGAAGCATGGATTGACTGGAATCTCGTGCTGAATGAAGAAGGCGGGCCGAATCATGTAGGGAACTATTGTGATGCGCCAGTGATTGTGGATACGAAGAAGGATGAGGTTCACTATAACAGCTCCTACTATTATATTGGGCATTTCAGCAAGTTCATTAAGCCTGGAGCCTGGCGAATTGGCAGCCAGGCATCAAATAACCGCATATTGGCCACCGCCTTTGAGAATATCAATGGTGAAACAGCGGCGGTTTTGATGAATGAGAGTGTCAGCAAAGAAGAAGTTTCTTTATCCTTTAGGAGGGAAAGTATGATGCTTGTTCTTGCGAAGCATTCTATTGCGACGATTATTATTCATTGA
- a CDS encoding LacI family DNA-binding transcriptional regulator has product MVTIYDLAKKTGFSSTTVSKALNNYSDVSEKTKKKILEAAAEMGYLPNAHAQSLSTKKSWTIGVMFAEDNEVGMKHPFFNAIIESFRKFVEREGYDLIFASRNLRKRDTSYLEHFLYRGVDGIVVICSDPHDPQVQEMINSHLPIVVIDMTDQNCSVVYSDNIEGGRLAVNYFHSLGHDRIAHISGDPGIDAGAQRIKGFKKAMKELNLPIREEFMVNGGFFSIKEGREAMNKLLSLEEKPTAVFVSGDHMAIGAMEAIKEKGLRVPEDISIIGYDDIEMAAYVSPKLTTVKQDTDRIGEAAGQLLVSQMDQKKKLLTKEVIPVELIIRESCTSIKKEKNV; this is encoded by the coding sequence ATGGTTACAATCTATGATCTTGCGAAGAAAACTGGGTTTTCCAGTACTACAGTTTCAAAAGCTCTTAATAATTACTCTGATGTGAGTGAGAAGACGAAAAAGAAAATTTTAGAAGCGGCAGCCGAGATGGGGTATTTGCCTAACGCCCATGCTCAGTCATTGTCCACAAAAAAATCGTGGACGATTGGTGTGATGTTTGCGGAAGATAATGAAGTGGGCATGAAGCATCCTTTCTTTAATGCCATCATTGAAAGTTTCCGCAAGTTTGTGGAGAGGGAAGGGTACGATCTTATCTTTGCTTCCCGGAACTTACGCAAGAGGGATACGAGTTACTTGGAACATTTCTTGTACCGGGGCGTTGATGGGATTGTGGTCATTTGTTCAGACCCTCATGATCCACAGGTTCAGGAAATGATTAACAGCCACCTTCCGATCGTGGTAATTGATATGACGGATCAGAACTGCAGTGTGGTCTACTCCGATAATATTGAAGGCGGACGGCTTGCCGTGAACTATTTTCATTCATTGGGCCATGACAGGATTGCTCATATTTCCGGAGACCCTGGCATTGATGCAGGCGCCCAGCGAATTAAAGGATTTAAGAAGGCAATGAAAGAGCTGAACCTGCCGATTCGTGAAGAATTCATGGTCAATGGCGGATTTTTCTCGATTAAAGAGGGAAGAGAAGCCATGAACAAGCTTCTTTCACTGGAAGAAAAGCCGACAGCGGTGTTCGTATCCGGTGACCATATGGCGATTGGCGCCATGGAAGCCATCAAGGAAAAAGGGTTAAGGGTTCCTGAAGACATCTCGATCATAGGCTATGATGATATTGAAATGGCCGCATACGTATCACCTAAGCTGACGACGGTTAAGCAGGATACAGACCGGATTGGAGAAGCTGCCGGACAATTATTGGTCAGCCAGATGGATCAAAAGAAGAAGCTGCTGACAAAGGAAGTGATCCCGGTCGAACTGATCATTAGGGAATCATGCACTTCTATAAAAAAAGAAAAAAATGTATGA
- a CDS encoding ABC transporter substrate-binding protein, which translates to MKKFLGILMSFILLAGVLAGCSGNSESAGSEKKDKDVDLKIWSFTDELKEPIKKFEEKNGVTVELTIVPIADYPTKLKPVLESGVGAPDVFTGEIAFLKQWVDAGYWENLSGDPYNVEEIKDKYVPYVFDLGKDQDGNVRALSWQTTPGGIFYKRSIAKEVLGTDDPAVVGKMMGSMDDVFQVAEKMKEKGYSMFPDEGSIRWFSHGQNPQPWVSEDGELNLTDEKIEFMDYAKKLRENSYTALAAEWSPSWFEAMDKPIKVKENGKEKETEVFSYVLPTWGLHSVLKTNVKESAGDWAVTNGPSPYFWGGTWLGVYHKSENKELAYDFVKMMTQDDEFLTEWAKETGDVLAYQPVTNKIKDDFSSEFLGGQNNYQFFLEQAKEIEPGIVTKYDQQLDTFYGNAVQQYVDGKKSKKDAIKEFYQKAQNAYPDLKVPKK; encoded by the coding sequence ATGAAGAAGTTCTTAGGAATTTTGATGTCATTTATTTTGCTCGCAGGGGTGCTTGCAGGCTGCTCTGGAAATTCGGAATCAGCTGGAAGCGAAAAAAAGGACAAAGATGTTGATTTAAAGATTTGGTCTTTTACGGATGAATTGAAAGAACCCATTAAGAAATTTGAAGAAAAGAATGGGGTGACGGTGGAGCTGACCATCGTTCCAATCGCGGATTATCCGACGAAGCTTAAACCTGTTCTTGAAAGCGGTGTCGGAGCGCCTGATGTGTTCACAGGGGAAATTGCTTTCCTTAAACAGTGGGTGGATGCAGGCTACTGGGAGAATTTATCGGGAGATCCATACAATGTGGAAGAGATTAAAGATAAATATGTTCCTTACGTATTTGACTTAGGGAAGGACCAGGATGGAAATGTGAGAGCCCTGTCATGGCAGACAACACCAGGCGGGATTTTCTACAAAAGAAGTATTGCAAAGGAAGTGCTTGGCACGGATGATCCGGCTGTGGTCGGCAAGATGATGGGATCCATGGATGATGTGTTCCAGGTGGCTGAGAAGATGAAAGAGAAAGGCTACAGCATGTTCCCGGATGAAGGATCCATCCGCTGGTTCTCACACGGCCAGAATCCGCAGCCATGGGTGAGCGAAGATGGTGAACTGAATTTAACAGACGAGAAGATCGAGTTTATGGATTATGCAAAAAAGCTTCGTGAGAACAGCTATACAGCCCTTGCTGCTGAATGGTCTCCATCCTGGTTCGAAGCGATGGATAAACCGATCAAGGTGAAAGAAAACGGGAAGGAAAAAGAAACAGAAGTGTTCTCTTATGTTCTTCCGACATGGGGACTTCACAGTGTATTGAAGACAAACGTGAAAGAGTCCGCAGGTGACTGGGCCGTTACCAATGGACCAAGTCCATATTTCTGGGGCGGAACATGGTTAGGTGTCTACCACAAGTCTGAAAACAAAGAGCTTGCGTATGACTTTGTGAAAATGATGACGCAGGATGATGAGTTCCTGACAGAGTGGGCAAAAGAAACTGGGGATGTCCTTGCTTATCAGCCGGTTACAAATAAAATCAAAGATGATTTCAGCAGTGAATTCTTAGGCGGACAAAACAACTATCAATTTTTCCTTGAACAAGCGAAGGAAATTGAGCCTGGCATCGTCACAAAATACGATCAGCAGCTTGATACGTTCTATGGAAATGCGGTTCAGCAATATGTAGACGGCAAGAAGTCGAAGAAGGATGCAATCAAGGAATTCTATCAAAAGGCACAAAACGCTTATCCTGACTTAAAGGTGCCGAAAAAATAA
- a CDS encoding carbohydrate ABC transporter permease encodes MKNVNRFGYLFIAPFWIIFLIFSIYPVALTFYYSFTNYSGSGPAEVVGLANYKRLLTDSYFVEAFFNTWKIWGINFALQIGLALVLALIFSDMRIKMRGLAFFRSIFYLPNLITISSVALLFGILLDWQHGSLNMILLKIGLISEPINWLNEPATAQLSVSLILTWMWFGHSFIVVMAGVSGISKDYYEAALIDGANRWQTFTKITIPLLKPILLYIMITSLIGGLQLFDLPMLLTDGIGSPDGSLNTMVLYLYNQAFKYNNYGYASAVAYGLFIITLIFSAMVFKGMYRNERKPRQV; translated from the coding sequence ATGAAAAATGTGAATCGCTTCGGCTATCTGTTCATTGCTCCGTTTTGGATCATATTCCTGATTTTCAGTATTTATCCCGTGGCACTGACATTCTATTACAGCTTTACGAACTATTCAGGGAGCGGCCCGGCAGAAGTCGTCGGCCTTGCCAATTATAAGCGCTTGCTGACGGACAGCTACTTTGTCGAAGCTTTCTTCAACACATGGAAGATCTGGGGAATCAACTTTGCTCTTCAGATTGGGTTGGCTCTTGTTCTGGCATTGATCTTTTCTGATATGAGAATCAAGATGAGGGGTTTAGCCTTCTTCCGGTCGATTTTCTATTTGCCAAATTTGATCACCATCAGCTCAGTCGCTTTGCTGTTCGGCATTCTGCTGGATTGGCAGCATGGCTCATTAAATATGATTCTATTAAAAATTGGTCTTATATCAGAACCGATAAATTGGCTGAACGAACCGGCCACGGCACAGCTGTCAGTCTCGCTGATTCTGACGTGGATGTGGTTCGGGCACTCTTTCATCGTCGTCATGGCGGGAGTTTCCGGGATTTCAAAAGATTACTATGAAGCCGCATTGATCGACGGAGCGAACCGCTGGCAGACATTTACAAAGATTACCATTCCATTACTGAAGCCGATCTTATTGTATATCATGATCACGTCCCTGATTGGGGGGCTTCAATTATTCGACCTGCCAATGCTTCTGACAGACGGAATCGGTTCGCCGGATGGATCACTGAATACGATGGTGCTTTATTTATACAATCAAGCCTTTAAGTATAACAATTATGGGTATGCCTCTGCCGTTGCATACGGGTTGTTCATTATTACCCTGATTTTCTCGGCAATGGTGTTTAAAGGTATGTACAGAAATGAACGCAAGCCAAGGCAGGTGTAG
- a CDS encoding carbohydrate ABC transporter permease, with the protein MLGKTAAEKEVQLSELTKQQPVVLPSENKRKTKSRISKSIIYILLSLLAVVCFIPFLKMLVNATRSNEAILAGFTLIPGTALLENYRTMMEYVNIWAGFKNSLIISVLVTILSGYFSALTAYGFAFYTFKGKNFLFVFMLVMMMVPGQLGLIGFYELSKNLGILDSYIPLIVPAIASPFVVFFLRQYVQTTLHPSLIEAARIDGASEFKIFHTVAIPIMMPAVATMSIFTFIGSWNNYIMPLVILFSPEKYTLPVLMGFLKGSQVAQNLGSMYLGIAISVVPIMIAFLFLSKYIVNSISAGSIKE; encoded by the coding sequence ATGTTAGGAAAAACAGCAGCAGAAAAAGAAGTGCAGCTGAGTGAATTGACGAAGCAGCAGCCAGTAGTCCTTCCCAGCGAAAATAAACGGAAAACCAAAAGCAGGATCTCTAAAAGCATTATATATATTCTGCTTTCCTTACTGGCGGTAGTCTGTTTCATCCCATTCCTGAAGATGCTCGTCAATGCGACGCGATCCAATGAAGCCATCCTTGCAGGGTTTACGCTGATTCCCGGAACGGCGCTATTAGAGAACTACCGGACCATGATGGAATACGTCAATATTTGGGCAGGCTTCAAGAACAGTCTGATCATTTCTGTACTGGTCACCATCCTGTCGGGATATTTCTCGGCATTGACGGCGTATGGGTTTGCTTTTTACACATTCAAGGGGAAAAATTTTCTGTTTGTCTTCATGCTGGTCATGATGATGGTGCCTGGACAGCTGGGGCTGATCGGTTTTTATGAATTGAGTAAGAATCTTGGCATCCTGGATTCTTATATTCCGCTGATCGTACCGGCCATTGCCAGTCCGTTCGTCGTGTTCTTCCTGAGGCAATACGTCCAGACGACACTCCATCCGAGTCTGATTGAAGCAGCCCGGATTGATGGGGCAAGCGAGTTCAAGATTTTCCATACGGTAGCGATTCCGATCATGATGCCTGCAGTTGCCACGATGTCGATCTTTACGTTCATCGGATCCTGGAATAACTACATCATGCCGCTCGTGATCCTGTTCTCACCGGAAAAATATACATTGCCAGTTCTGATGGGATTCCTGAAAGGATCTCAGGTGGCCCAGAATCTCGGGTCCATGTACCTCGGAATTGCTATATCTGTCGTACCGATCATGATCGCCTTTCTGTTTTTGTCAAAATATATTGTCAACAGCATTTCAGCAGGTTCAATTAAAGAATAA
- a CDS encoding GH1 family beta-glucosidase — translation MHFDKNFTFGTATSSYQIEGAHAEGGRTPSIWDMFCDIPGKVYKQHNGDTACDHYHRYEADIQHIKRLGVDTYRFSIAWPRIFPEKGKYNQEGMNFYKKLAERLREEGIKPAVTLYHWDLPLWAHEEGGWVNRDSVKWFLDYAKACFTELDSLVDSWITHNEPWCAGFLGYHQGVHAPGHTNLDEAVKAVHHMLLSHGKAVEMLKKELASSTEIGITLNLSPVYPKTDSVNDALAANNADGYSNRWFLDPVFKGEYPKDMMNLFSKYVHSYDFIKEGDMEAISVQCDFFGINYYSRGIVEFSAAHDFMHKGAYSDYEKTGMGWDIAPNEFKDLIRRLRQEYTNLPIYITENGAAYDDTVENGRVHDHKRVEYIEKHLEAVSELNKEGMNIQGYYLWSLLDNFEWSFGYDKRFGILYVDFETQERIWKDSAYRYAAIIRDHKKSHSLQEEIAQ, via the coding sequence ATGCATTTTGATAAAAACTTTACGTTCGGAACCGCAACATCCTCCTACCAGATCGAAGGAGCACATGCAGAAGGGGGAAGGACACCATCCATATGGGATATGTTCTGTGATATTCCCGGAAAAGTCTACAAACAGCATAACGGAGATACAGCCTGTGATCACTACCATCGTTACGAGGCAGATATCCAGCATATTAAGCGCCTGGGCGTGGATACGTACCGCTTTTCGATTGCATGGCCGAGAATCTTTCCTGAGAAGGGAAAGTACAACCAGGAGGGCATGAATTTTTACAAAAAGCTGGCAGAAAGACTTCGCGAAGAGGGAATTAAGCCTGCTGTGACACTATACCACTGGGACTTGCCTCTTTGGGCTCATGAAGAAGGCGGCTGGGTCAATCGCGACTCGGTGAAATGGTTCCTTGACTATGCGAAGGCCTGCTTCACGGAACTAGATTCCCTGGTCGATTCCTGGATTACCCATAATGAGCCGTGGTGTGCAGGCTTCCTTGGCTATCACCAAGGCGTTCATGCACCCGGCCATACGAACCTGGATGAAGCTGTCAAAGCGGTTCACCATATGCTGCTTTCACACGGAAAAGCAGTCGAGATGCTGAAAAAAGAACTCGCTTCCAGCACAGAGATCGGGATTACCTTGAACCTTTCACCAGTTTATCCAAAGACAGATTCCGTCAATGACGCACTTGCAGCGAACAATGCGGATGGCTACTCCAATCGATGGTTCCTGGATCCGGTCTTTAAAGGGGAATACCCTAAGGATATGATGAATCTATTTTCAAAGTACGTACATTCGTATGATTTTATTAAGGAAGGAGATATGGAAGCTATTTCTGTCCAGTGTGACTTCTTTGGCATCAACTATTACAGCCGGGGAATTGTCGAGTTCAGTGCAGCCCATGACTTCATGCACAAGGGTGCCTATTCTGATTATGAAAAAACAGGTATGGGCTGGGATATTGCACCGAATGAGTTTAAGGATCTGATCCGCCGCCTGAGACAGGAATATACGAACCTTCCAATCTATATCACCGAGAACGGTGCAGCCTATGACGATACAGTGGAAAATGGCCGGGTGCATGACCATAAGAGGGTAGAATATATTGAAAAACATTTGGAAGCCGTTTCTGAACTGAATAAGGAAGGGATGAACATACAAGGATACTATCTGTGGTCCCTGTTGGATAATTTCGAATGGAGCTTTGGCTACGATAAGCGATTCGGCATTCTCTATGTGGATTTTGAAACACAGGAGCGGATCTGGAAAGACAGTGCCTACCGATATGCAGCAATTATCCGGGACCACAAGAAGAGCCATTCTCTCCAGGAGGAGATCGCGCAATGA
- a CDS encoding glycoside hydrolase family 30 protein: MSSMTADVILTAKNTGERLAKKEPVSFTEERQICSTHIELDPNRKYQEVIGFGGAFTEAAAWSLSQISPEKREEIIRRYFDPEEGLSYRLGRTHINSCDFSLGNYTYVEEGDTSLKSFSIDREKEFVLPLIHDAMKAAGEQLFIVASPWSPPPWMKTNGEMNNGGKLLPEFAPVWADYYSKYIAAMEEEGVPIWGITIQNEPEARQVWDSCLYTGEEERDFIKNYLGPSLEKHGHADVKVIIWDHNRDVIFDRAKAVLSDPEAAKYVWGTGVHWYVSEEFENLSKVHDAFPDKHLIFTEGCIEGGPQPGEWHTGERYGRNIIGDLNNHLEAWIDWNLVLNEEGGPNHVGNYCDAPVIVDTKKDEVHYNSSYYYIGHFSKFIKPGARRIGSQATNNRLLVTAFENINGETVAVLMNENESKEEVSLSLGEKSMMLVIPEHSIATIIIHRLNERA; the protein is encoded by the coding sequence ATGAGTTCCATGACTGCAGACGTCATCCTCACTGCCAAAAATACAGGAGAGCGGCTCGCGAAAAAAGAGCCGGTTTCCTTTACAGAAGAGCGTCAGATTTGCAGCACACATATTGAACTCGATCCAAATCGTAAATATCAGGAAGTAATCGGGTTCGGAGGGGCCTTCACCGAAGCGGCAGCCTGGAGCCTTTCACAAATCAGCCCGGAAAAAAGGGAAGAGATCATCAGGCGTTACTTCGATCCAGAGGAGGGACTTAGCTACCGGCTGGGGCGGACACATATTAACAGCTGCGACTTTTCATTAGGAAACTACACCTATGTCGAGGAGGGGGATACCTCATTAAAGAGCTTCTCCATCGACCGTGAAAAGGAATTTGTCCTGCCCCTTATCCATGATGCCATGAAAGCAGCCGGAGAGCAGCTATTCATCGTGGCGTCTCCCTGGAGTCCGCCTCCATGGATGAAAACAAACGGTGAAATGAACAATGGCGGGAAGCTTTTGCCCGAGTTTGCACCGGTCTGGGCTGATTATTATTCGAAGTACATAGCGGCGATGGAAGAGGAAGGGGTGCCCATCTGGGGAATTACCATTCAGAATGAACCTGAAGCCAGGCAGGTATGGGACTCCTGCCTGTACACAGGTGAGGAAGAACGGGATTTCATCAAAAATTATCTTGGTCCATCCCTTGAGAAACATGGCCATGCTGATGTGAAGGTTATCATCTGGGATCATAACCGCGATGTCATTTTCGACAGAGCCAAAGCCGTCCTGTCCGATCCAGAAGCTGCTAAATATGTGTGGGGAACGGGAGTCCATTGGTATGTGTCTGAGGAATTTGAGAATCTTTCCAAGGTTCACGATGCATTCCCTGACAAACACTTAATTTTCACAGAAGGGTGCATCGAAGGCGGCCCTCAGCCAGGTGAATGGCACACCGGAGAACGGTATGGCCGAAATATCATTGGCGACTTGAACAATCATCTTGAAGCGTGGATTGACTGGAATCTGGTGCTGAATGAAGAAGGCGGACCGAATCATGTAGGGAACTATTGCGATGCGCCAGTGATTGTGGATACTAAGAAGGATGAGGTTCACTATAACAGCTCCTACTATTATATTGGGCATTTCAGCAAGTTCATTAAGCCTGGAGCCAGGCGAATTGGCAGCCAGGCAACGAATAACCGCCTATTGGTCACCGCCTTTGAGAATATCAATGGTGAAACGGTGGCGGTATTGATGAATGAGAATGAAAGTAAAGAAGAAGTGTCTCTATCTCTTGGGGAGAAAAGTATGATGCTTGTTATTCCGGAGCATTCTATAGCTACGATTATTATTCATAGATTGAATGAAAGGGCCTGA
- a CDS encoding YaiI/YqxD family protein: MKIYVDADACPVKDIIIAEARDFEIPVILVTSFSHFSNAEQPSGVKTIYVDSGADAADYRIVKLVEKGDIIVTQDYGLASLGLAKGIIVLHHKGFRYTNENIDQLLQTRYLSAMARKSGQRTKGPKPFTAEDREQFRVLFKQVISRKI, encoded by the coding sequence ATGAAAATTTATGTGGATGCAGATGCTTGTCCGGTGAAAGATATTATTATTGCAGAAGCAAGGGATTTTGAAATTCCGGTTATCCTTGTTACAAGCTTTTCTCATTTTTCTAATGCAGAACAGCCATCAGGAGTGAAAACCATTTATGTTGATTCTGGAGCAGATGCTGCAGATTATCGGATAGTGAAGTTAGTGGAAAAAGGAGATATTATCGTGACGCAAGATTATGGTCTTGCGTCACTAGGTTTAGCAAAAGGAATTATCGTCCTCCACCATAAAGGATTTAGATATACAAATGAAAATATTGACCAATTATTACAAACACGTTATTTAAGTGCAATGGCTAGAAAAAGCGGACAGCGAACGAAGGGACCAAAGCCTTTTACTGCAGAAGACCGGGAGCAATTTAGGGTTCTTTTTAAACAGGTTATTTCACGTAAAATTTAA
- a CDS encoding glycoside hydrolase family 30 beta sandwich domain-containing protein — MRCTITAPTIIYYIGHFSKFIKPGARRNGSQASNNRLLATAFENINGETVAVMMNENDSIEEVSLSLGGDSMMPERSIATVIIH, encoded by the coding sequence ATGAGGTGCACTATAACAGCTCCTACTATTATATATTATATTGGGCATTTCAGCAAGTTCATTAAGCCTGGAGCCAGGCGAAATGGCAGCCAGGCATCGAATAACCGCCTATTAGCCACCGCCTTTGAAAATATTAATGGTGAAACGGTGGCGGTTATGATGAATGAGAATGATAGCATAGAAGAAGTGTCTCTATCCCTTGGTGGGGATAGTATGATGCCGGAGCGTTCTATAGCGACGGTTATTATTCATTAA
- a CDS encoding sigma-54 interaction domain-containing protein, with product MGNSILFEIQEEVNLVAEAIKSVLSLEVIIYDKNKVVVTATGGGTHAVVGEPVRGHIIAEVLKTNQPVYNFEPGFHDVCKSCILHQNCPEKSDVSYPLTHEGEIVGVISLTAFSEKQKNEFKEKHRILSNYLGKMADLISSKINGTSLLKKYLSTSQMLQVTIQSMYEGIIAVDQKGYILEMNRSAEKILNIKKHNVLTLNISEVIQNLPITKVFSTGQGYSDIECSLVVNGKMIQVIISANPLIHNSQIIGCAITLKDLAEVQKFAYSITSEVDDSTFDIIVGKSPAILQTKAAAKKVAATDSTVIFLGESGTGKELFARALHQESKRVNKPFRAINCAAIPEHLLESELFGYSEGAFTGARKSGKPGKFEMAQGGTIFLDEIGDMPLHLQVKLLRVLEERKIERIGSNNSIDIDIRVVAATHKNLEKMVADGEFRQDLFFRLSVIPLHIPPLRERDGDIPVLLQHFVQHYDKITGKKVRGFTPDAENRLGSYNWPGNIRELQNAVEYAINMATDHWIRVENLPPRIREQNHLNADKENSTLAEMEERMIMDALKRYSDTLNGKKQAADELGINVATLYRKINKYELNRKMQL from the coding sequence ATGGGTAATTCAATCCTTTTTGAAATTCAAGAAGAAGTGAACTTAGTGGCAGAGGCCATTAAATCTGTTTTGTCTTTAGAAGTGATTATTTATGATAAAAATAAAGTTGTCGTTACGGCCACAGGCGGAGGCACGCATGCAGTTGTGGGTGAGCCGGTTCGAGGGCATATCATCGCAGAAGTCTTAAAAACAAATCAGCCTGTCTACAACTTTGAGCCAGGTTTTCATGACGTATGCAAAAGCTGTATCCTTCATCAAAATTGCCCTGAAAAATCAGATGTTTCATATCCATTAACACATGAGGGCGAAATTGTCGGGGTTATCAGTTTAACGGCATTCTCTGAAAAACAAAAAAATGAATTTAAAGAGAAGCATCGTATTTTATCCAATTACCTTGGGAAAATGGCAGATTTAATCAGCAGCAAAATAAATGGAACTTCGCTTTTAAAGAAATATTTATCCACCTCACAAATGCTGCAAGTGACGATTCAATCCATGTACGAGGGAATCATTGCTGTTGATCAGAAAGGGTACATTTTAGAGATGAATCGTTCTGCAGAAAAAATACTAAATATAAAAAAACACAATGTTTTAACTTTGAATATTTCAGAAGTTATTCAAAACCTGCCGATTACAAAAGTATTTTCAACTGGTCAAGGATACTCGGATATAGAATGTTCTCTTGTTGTAAATGGAAAAATGATTCAAGTCATTATCAGTGCTAACCCTCTGATCCATAACAGCCAAATTATTGGATGTGCCATTACCCTCAAAGATTTAGCCGAAGTTCAAAAGTTTGCCTATTCTATAACATCTGAGGTAGATGATTCTACGTTCGATATTATTGTGGGAAAAAGCCCTGCTATATTGCAGACAAAGGCTGCAGCCAAAAAAGTTGCGGCAACAGATTCTACAGTCATCTTTTTAGGGGAGAGCGGAACAGGGAAGGAGCTTTTTGCCAGAGCATTGCACCAAGAGAGCAAAAGAGTAAATAAACCATTTCGGGCCATTAATTGTGCAGCCATTCCTGAACATTTACTGGAAAGTGAATTGTTTGGATATAGCGAGGGTGCGTTTACGGGTGCAAGAAAAAGTGGAAAGCCGGGAAAATTTGAAATGGCACAAGGAGGCACTATTTTTCTGGATGAAATAGGTGACATGCCATTGCATTTACAAGTGAAGCTGTTAAGAGTGTTAGAAGAAAGAAAAATTGAACGAATTGGTTCGAATAACTCAATAGATATTGATATCAGAGTCGTTGCAGCAACCCATAAAAACTTAGAAAAAATGGTAGCTGACGGAGAATTTCGGCAGGATTTATTTTTTAGGCTAAGCGTCATTCCGCTTCATATTCCCCCATTGAGGGAAAGAGATGGGGATATTCCCGTCCTGCTCCAGCATTTTGTGCAGCACTATGACAAAATTACGGGAAAGAAAGTGAGAGGTTTCACTCCTGATGCGGAGAATCGGCTAGGTTCGTACAACTGGCCAGGTAATATACGTGAACTTCAAAATGCTGTGGAATATGCCATAAACATGGCAACGGACCACTGGATTAGAGTAGAAAACCTGCCTCCAAGAATCCGTGAACAAAATCACCTGAATGCTGATAAAGAAAATAGTACTCTGGCAGAAATGGAAGAAAGAATGATCATGGACGCATTAAAGAGATATAGTGATACATTGAATGGAAAGAAACAAGCTGCAGATGAACTTGGTATAAATGTAGCAACTCTATATAGGAAAATTAATAAATACGAGCTTAATCGCAAAATGCAATTATAG